The genomic region CGTCGGTCGTCCAGTCCGGGGCCACGGTGGCCGTCACGTGCGCGAGAACCCTCCTGCTGGCGGCGTCGGCTCGCCGCCTGTTCGCCCAGTGTCAAGGATCGTGCGCTGCGCGACAAGCGTCGTGTCGCTGGCCGGCGGAGGCTGCGACCACGGGCCGATCCCGTCCCGCGCGACCCACGACGCAGGAGGACCAGCAGTGCGACACGACATCGAGTTCACCACCACCGACCGGGTGACCCTCAGGGGGTGGCGATACGACGCGGAGGGCGTGGAGGGGCCAGCCCCGACCGTGGTGATGGCCCACGGCTTCTCCGCCACCAAGGAGATGTACCTCGACGACTTCGCCGAGACCTTCGCGGCGGCCGGGCTGGGCGTGGTCGTCTTCGACCACCGCGGCTTCGGCGACAGCGAGGGCGAACCCCGCCAGCACATCGATCCGCGCCTGCAGATCAACGACTACCGCGACGCCATCACCTGGGCGCAGCAGCAGGACGCCGTCGACGCCGACCGGATCGGCATCTGGGGATCCAGCTACGCGGGTGGCCACGTCCTCGTCGTCGGAGCCATCGACCGACGCGTCAAGTGCGTCGTGTCACAGGTCCCGCTCACCTACGGGCTGGAGTCGGCCCGCCGCCTCATCCGGGGCGACATGTGGGCGGGCCTGCGGGAGGGCTTCGACGCCGACCGCGCCGCCCGCATGGCGGGACAGCCACCGGCCGTGATGCCCGTGACCGCTCCCGAGGGCGAACCGTGCGCGCTGCCGACCGCCGACACGTACGGGTTCTTCACGGGGCTTTCGCCCGACCGCGGCAAGGGCTGGCGCAACGAGGTGACGCTGCACTCCGTGGAGCTGTTCACCGAGTACGAGCCGGCCGAGTACATCGCACGGATCTCGCCCACCCCCCTGCTGCTGGTCGCCGCCCGCGGCGACCACCTGACCCCCTTCGACCTGGCCGCACGTGCCTACGAGGAGGCGCTGGAGCCCAAGCGCTTCCTGGCGCTCGACGGCGGCCACTTCGACGCCTACGTCGACGAGGCGTTCGCCGTCAACGCCCCTGCTCAGCGCGACTGGTTCGTCCAGCACCTCACCTGAGCACGTTCTGGCTTCGCGGACCCGGGCCCCTTCGGGTCCGCGAGGCACTAGGGTTCGCTCCGTTCGCCGCGACACGAGCACCTGCACATCTGGAGGGCATCCACATGAAGGTTCCGTTGACCATCAACGATTTCCTGGACCGCGCGGTCGCGGTCTACCCCGATCGGCTGGCGATCGTGGACGAGCCGGACCAGCCGGCCCCGCCGCTGCCGGACATGACCTACCGCGACCTCGGTGACCACCGCCGGGCCATGGGTGCCGGCCTGGACAGGCTGGGCGTGCCGATGGGTGGCCGGGTGGCGATGGTCAGCCACAACTCCGCTCGCCTGCTGTCGGCGTTCTTCGGCGTCAGCGGCAACGGCCGGGTGTTCGTGCCGATCAACTTCCGCCTGCAGCGCGACGAGGTCGACTACATCGTCAAGCAGTCCGGCGCGGAGATGTTGCTGGTCGACCCGGAGCTGGCGTCCACGCTGTCCGACATCGAGGTCGACCGGTTCGCCGTGCTCGGCGAGGAGTCCGACGCGCTGCTGTACGACTGGGACGGCACCCCGCAGCCGTGGACGCCCGACGAGGACGCCACGGCGTCCATCAACTACACCTCCGGGACCACGGCCCGGCCCAAGGGCGTGCAGCAGACCCATCGGGCACGGTGGACCAACGCCGTCACCTTCGGCTGGCATGCCGCCGTCACCGACCGCGACGTCTACCTGCACACCCTCCCGATGTTCCACTGCGACGGCTGGGGGATGCTCTACACCGTCACCGGCATGGGGGTGCCCCACATCGTGCTGCGCAAGGTCGACGGCACGGAGATCCTCCGCCGGGTCGAGCGCCACGGCGTGACGCTGATGTGCGCCGCACCCGCGGTCATCAACGCCGTGCTGGACGCCGCGCCGAGCTGGGACGGGCCGGTGCCCGGCCGAGACCGGGTCCGCGTCATCGTCGCCGGTGCGCCACCGCCAACGCGAACCATCGAGCGGGTCGAGACCGAGCTCGGCTGGGAGTTCATCCAGATCTACGGCCTGACCGAGACCGCGCCCCTGGTCACGATGAACCGCTGCCGGCAGGAGTGGGACGAGCTGACCCCCCACGAACGGGCCGAGAAGCTCGGCCGGGCCGGCGCCCCGACCATCGGCATCACCATCGACACCGCCCGCGACGGCGAGGTCCTGGCCCGCGGCAACCACATCCTGGCCGGGTACTGGGACAACCCCGAGGCCTCCGCGGACGCCCTGCGACCCGAGGACGGGGAGGAGGTCTGGTTCCACACCGGCGACGGTGGCGTCATCGACGACGAGGGCTACCTGTCCATCACCGACCGCAAGAAGGACGTGATCATCTCCGGCGGCGAGAACGTGTCGTCGATCGAGGTCGAGGACGTCATCTTCGCCCACCCCGACGTGGCGGAGGTCGCCGTGATCGGCGTGCCCGACGAGAAGTGGGGCGAGACCGTCATCGCGCTGGTCCTGCCCAACCCCGGGGCGGAGCTGACCGAGCAGGACATCATCGACCACTGCCGGAAGACGCTGGCCCACTACAAGTGCCCGACGAAGGTGGAGTTCCGCGAGGAGCTCGCCCGCACCGCCACCGGCAAGCTGCAGAAGTACAAGCTGCGCCAGCCCTACTGGGAGGGCATGGACAAGCAGGTCGGCTGACCCGCCGGCCCGTCAGGCGCTGCAGACCGCCAGCAGGTCGAGGCTGTCCCCGAGGTCGTCCTCGGACCACACGAAGTCGCGTGGGCCGATGCGTCGGACCAGGGTGTGCAGCCAGCGGGGCCATTCCTCGACCGGCTGCAGCACCATGTCGGTGAAGGCCCGGCCGGTGGCGTCCTCGGCTGCGGTGATCCGGGCGCCGTGGTGCAGGCCCAGCAGCCTGGTCACCGCGAAGCCACCGAC from Euzebya rosea harbors:
- a CDS encoding alpha/beta hydrolase — translated: MRHDIEFTTTDRVTLRGWRYDAEGVEGPAPTVVMAHGFSATKEMYLDDFAETFAAAGLGVVVFDHRGFGDSEGEPRQHIDPRLQINDYRDAITWAQQQDAVDADRIGIWGSSYAGGHVLVVGAIDRRVKCVVSQVPLTYGLESARRLIRGDMWAGLREGFDADRAARMAGQPPAVMPVTAPEGEPCALPTADTYGFFTGLSPDRGKGWRNEVTLHSVELFTEYEPAEYIARISPTPLLLVAARGDHLTPFDLAARAYEEALEPKRFLALDGGHFDAYVDEAFAVNAPAQRDWFVQHLT
- a CDS encoding AMP-binding protein; protein product: MKVPLTINDFLDRAVAVYPDRLAIVDEPDQPAPPLPDMTYRDLGDHRRAMGAGLDRLGVPMGGRVAMVSHNSARLLSAFFGVSGNGRVFVPINFRLQRDEVDYIVKQSGAEMLLVDPELASTLSDIEVDRFAVLGEESDALLYDWDGTPQPWTPDEDATASINYTSGTTARPKGVQQTHRARWTNAVTFGWHAAVTDRDVYLHTLPMFHCDGWGMLYTVTGMGVPHIVLRKVDGTEILRRVERHGVTLMCAAPAVINAVLDAAPSWDGPVPGRDRVRVIVAGAPPPTRTIERVETELGWEFIQIYGLTETAPLVTMNRCRQEWDELTPHERAEKLGRAGAPTIGITIDTARDGEVLARGNHILAGYWDNPEASADALRPEDGEEVWFHTGDGGVIDDEGYLSITDRKKDVIISGGENVSSIEVEDVIFAHPDVAEVAVIGVPDEKWGETVIALVLPNPGAELTEQDIIDHCRKTLAHYKCPTKVEFREELARTATGKLQKYKLRQPYWEGMDKQVG